A single window of Oreochromis aureus strain Israel breed Guangdong linkage group 7, ZZ_aureus, whole genome shotgun sequence DNA harbors:
- the man2a2 gene encoding alpha-mannosidase 2x, translated as MKLRKQVTVCGGAIFCVAVFSLYLMLDRVQHDPARRQSGGNFPRSQISVLQNRIEQLEQLLEENHQIISHIKDSVMELTDTGAVSPSGHLPFRSANGSWVLPFDGRPTFLAVKPQDCQFAVGNRDQPDVQMLDVYSLLKFDNPDGGVWKQGFDITYEPNEWDNEPLQVFVVPHSHNDPGWVKTFDKYFTDQTQHILNNMVVKLAEDPRRKFIWSEISFFSKWWETADVHKQEAMRKLILGGQLEIVTGGWVMTDEANAHYFAMIDQLIEGHQWLESNLGITPRSGWAVDPFGHSATMPYLLKRANLTSMLIQRIHYSIKKHFASTRNLEFMWRQAWDMGSNTDMFCHMMPFYSYDVPHTCGPDPKICCQFDFKRLPGGRINCPWKVPPKTIVEANVAERAQLLLDQYRKKSKLYRSKVLLVPLGDDFRYDKALEWDQQYINYQKLFDYMNSHPEMHVQAQFGTLTDYFNAVYKTNGVAQGSRPAGYPVLSGDFFAYADREDHYWTGYFTSRPFYKSMDRIIESHLRGAEILYSLAVANARHAGMEGRYPVSDYSLLVDARRSVGLFQHHDAITGTAKENVVIDYGTKLLRSLIGLKRVIINAAHFLVMKNKEFYRFYQTEPFLETDDRRATQDSMPQRTLIELDPAGPRYLVMFNPVERERLCAVTVLVNTVRVRVLTEDGQTLPVQLSAQWSSASQMSAEVFEATFMVRLPPLALAVFHLYDSPDSPMTLRSDTLLRLSGRGVAARAVDPLPVRSQQADSQTFYISSQSLTLGFSGTTGLLESIKRKDDPQEVKVQMQFMVYGTRPSKDKSGAYLFLPDGKAKPYHQKEPPVVRVVEGPLFSEVVAHYQHFQQTIRIYNVPGVDGLSIDITTMVDIRDQTNKELAMRLVTDIQSGEVFYTDLNGFQMQPRRHYLKLPLQANFYPMPSQAYIQDGNYRLTLHTAQALGVSSLESGQLEVIMDRRLMQDDNRGLGQGLKDNKKTANRFRLLLERRSASNKMTDSATTSFPSVLSHMTNAMLNHEVLALPVLPKRRGIPPLQTFAPLKSILPCDLHLVNLRSIQSQQDPQSPSPYTALILHRLALDCGFEAQNLGFNCTTTQGQLSVSALFKNLDLQLLQPMSLTLMHSGTPLANNTTITLDPMEISAFKLKLR; from the exons ATGAAGCTGAGGAAACAGGTGACGGTGTGTGGAGGGGCCATATTCTGTGTGGCTGTGTTCTCACTTTATCTGATGTTGGATCGCGTCCAACATGACCCTGCACGGCGACAGAGCGGCGGGAACTTTCCACGG AGCCAAATTTCAGTCCTGCAGAACAGGATTgagcagctggagcagctccTGGAGGAAAACCATCAAATCATCAGCCACATAAAGGATTCTGTGATGGAGCTCACAGACACAGGAGCTGTCTCTCCCAGTGGCCACCTGCCATTCAGAAGTGCCAACGGTTCCTGGGTCCTACCCTTCGATGGTCGTCCCACTTTCCTTGCTGTTAAGCCGCAGGATTGTCAGTTTGCTGTAGGCAACAGAGATCAACCAGACGTCCAG atgCTGGATGTGTACTCCCTCCTCAAATTTGACAACCCTGATGGTGGTGTGTGGAAGCAGGGCTTTGACATCACTTATGAACCTAATGAGTGGGATAACGAACCACTGCAAGTATTTGTGGTCCCTCACTCACACAACGATCCAG GTTGGGTCAAGACTTTTGACAAGTATTTCACAGACCAGACGCAACATATTTTAAACAACATGGTGGTGAAGCTGGCTGAGGATCCTCGCAGGAAGTTCATCTGGTCTGAGATTTCATTCTTCTCCAAGTGGTGGGAGACTGCAGATGTACACAAACAGGAGGCAATGCGCAA ACTGATCCTCGGAGGACAGCTAGAGATCGTGACAGGAGGCTGGGTGATGACGGATGAAGCCAATGCTCACTACTTTGCCATGATAGACCAGCTCATTGAAGGGCATCAGTGGCTGGAGAGTAATCTAG GTATAACTCCTCGCAGCGGGTGGGCTGTAGACCCGTTTGGTCACAGTGCTACTATGCCCTATCTACTGAAGAGGGCCAACCTGACCAGCATGCTCATCCAGAGGATCCACTACtccattaaaaaacattttgcctCCACCCGAAATCTGGAGTTTATGTGGAGGCAGGCCTGGG ACATGGGgtcaaacacagacatgttttGCCACATGATGCCCTTTTATAGCTACGATGTACCTCACACCTGTGGACCTGATCCAAAGATCTGCTGCCAGTTTGACTTCAAGAGGTTACCAGGCGGAAGGATAAACTGTCCCTGGAAAGTGCCACCAAAAACTATTGTGGAAGCCAACGTAGCAGAGAG GGCACAGCTGCTCCTGGATCAGTACCGTAAAAAATCGAAACTGTACCGCAGTAAGGTGCTCCTTGTTCCTCTGGGGGATGACTTCCGCTACGATAAAGCCCTTGAGTGGGATCAGCAGTATATCAACTACCAGAAGCTGTTTGACTACATGAATTCTCACCCTGAGATGCATGTACAA GCACAATTTGGGACTCTCACCGACTACTTCAACGCCGTATACAAAACAAACGGCGTGGCCCAGGGATCCAGGCCGGCAGGCTACCCGGTGCTCAGTGGAGATTTCTTTGCCTACGCAGACCGTGAAGACCACTACTGGACTGGCTATTTTACCTCCCGACCCTTTTACAAGAGTATGGACCGCATCATAGAGTCCCATCTCAG GGGGGCAGAGATCCTCTACAGCCTGGCAGTCGCAAATGCTAGGCATGCGGGCATGGAAGGGCGTTACCCGGTTTCGGATTATTCCCTGCTAGTGGATGCCAGGCGCTCGGTCGGCCTCTTCCAGCATCACGACGCCATAACTGGcacagcaaaagaaaatgttgtCATCGACTACGGCACCAA ATTACTGCGGTCACTTATTGGTCTGAAGAGAGTGATCATTAATGCTGCTCATTTCCTGGTGATGAAGAACAAAGAGTTTTATCGCTTTTACCAGACGGAGCCTTTTCTGGAGACG GATGACAGGCGTGCTACTCAAGACTCTATGCCTCAGCGCACTTTAATCGAGCTGGACCCTGCAGGACCAAG GTACCTGGTTATGTTCAACCCAGTTGAGCGAGAGAGGCTATGCGCGGTGACCGTGTTGGTTAACACAGTCAGGGTTCGGGTGCTTACTGAGGATGGACAGACGCTTCCAGTACAGCTGAGTGCTCAGTGGAGCTCTGCGAGTCAGATGAGTGCAGAGGTGTTTGAG GCGACATTCATGGTTCGTCTGCCGCCTCTCGCTCTGGCTGTTTTCCATCTGTATGACTCTCCGGACTCGCCCATGACACTACGTTCGGACACTCTGCTCAGGCTATCCGGTCGGGGTGTTGCCGCCCGAGCTGTGGACCCGCTTCCTGTCCGCTCTCAGCAAGCCGACTCTCAGACCTTCTACATCAGCAGTCAGTCTCTAACGCTAGGCTTCTCCGGAACCACCGGGCTGCTGGAG AGTATCAAACGCAAGGATGATCCTCAGGAAGTGAAGGTTCAGATGCAGTTCATGGTGTACGGCACTCGTCCCTCTAAAGACAAGAGTGGCGCTTACCTCTTTCTGCCAGATGGAAAAGCAAAG CCTTACCACCAGAAAGAGCCACCTGTGGTGCGAGTTGTTGAGGGGCCTCTTTTCTCTGAGGTGGTGGCACACTACCAGCACTTTCAACAAACCATCCGCATCTACAATGTGCCAG GGGTGGATGGTTTATCAATAGACATCACCACCATGGTGGACATTAGAGATCAGACCAATAAGGAGCTGGCCATGAGACTGGTCACTGACATCCAGAGTGGAGAGGTCTTCTACACAGACCTCAATGGCTTCCAG ATGCAGCCTCGCCGACACTACCTGAAGCTGCCCTTGCAAGCCAACTTCTATCCTATGCCCAGCCAGGCGTACATCCAGGATGGCAACTACCGCCTCACGCTGCACACGGCTCAGGCTCTGGGTGTCAGCAGCCTGGAGAGTG GCCAGCTCGAAGTGATTATGGACCGACGACTGATGCAGGATGATAATCGTGGGCTGGGTCAGGGCTTGAAAGACAACAAGAAGACGGCCAATCGTTTCCGGCTGCTGCTGGAGAGGAGATCCGCCAGTAACAAG ATGACTGACAGTGCAACAACCAGCTTCCCATCTGTACTCAGTCACATGACCAACGCCATGCTGAACCATGAGGTGCTGGCCTTGCCTGTTCTGCCCAAAAGACGCGGCATCCCTCCTCTGCAAACCTTTGCTCCCCTCAAGTCCATCCTCCCCTGCGACCTCCACCTGGTGAACCTCCGCAGCATCCAGAGCCAG CAGGACCCCCAGTCTCCCTCTCCATACACCGCTTTGATTCTTCACCGTCTCGCGCTGGACTGCGGCTTCGAGGCTCAGAACCTCGGATTCAACTGCACCACCACTCAGGGACAG CTGAGTGTGTCGGCTCTGTTCAAGAACCTGGACCTACAGCTGCTTCAGCCCATGTCACTAACTTTGATGCACTCCGGCACGCCTCTGGCCAACAACACCACCATTACCCTCGATCCCATGGAGATCTCTGCCTTCAAGCTCAAGCTGCGATAA
- the unc45a gene encoding protein unc-45 homolog A, translating into MSETEKEKDPAALKEEGNTLFKAGDIQGAVCCYTKALKLSDSQADKAVLYRNRSACYLKLEEYSKAEADASKALDTDQGDVKARFRRAQAFQKLGRFDQAFLDAQRCAQLEPKNKAFQDLLRQLGAQIQQKSAQLNSTDARVQQMFSLLLDPSTKESDRQKAAQNLVVLSRDEAGAEQIFRNDGVKLIQKLLQSKLEDVVLSALRTLVGLCTGHQSRTMAIVNELGMEQLCAVMGSGASSVSLAACHLLQVMFEALTEGMKREIRGKDEAILPEPSKELRAMLRHLLEMMPASNVSGPGRDSAINLLVKQVPRKSLKNPDNSLTLWVIDQGLKKILEVAGTVPEISEGPPLTDNSHMSCSVLLSKLYDDLKSDKERENFNKLCEEYVQQHFSRPGLDAKLRAIQTVSVLLQGPSDVGNRTLEMSGMMDAVISLCASEDVTHQQVAVEALIHAAGKAKRASFITANGVSLLKDLYKKSENDRIRVRALVGLCKLGSAGGTDFSMKQFAEGSTLKLAKQCRKWLCNETLPPASRRWSVEGLAYLTFDADVKEDLVEDKNALLAMFDLAKSEDKTVLFAVGSTLVNCTNSYDVEKPDPQMVELAKYAKQHVPEEHPKDAPSYVEKRLMKLLEAGVVSALVCMVKQESPALTEACRECIARVFLALVERQEDRGTVVAQGGGKALIPLASDNTDAGKIKAAQALAKITITSNPEIAFPGERIYEVVRPLASLLRLECTLLQNFEALMALTNLAGINDRLRQKIIKEKAVPKIEGYMFEEHDLVRASATECMCNLVLNTEVQKRYLATGNDRLKLLVLYSGEDDERLRKAAAGTLAMLTAEQPELCARIPGTTTHWLEIVQALLLSEIPDLRHRGVVIVQNMIQAEKSLAEKLIESEALEILSVLAKGGEGTPDAVSKIAQNCLDKAMEYGIIRSREEKEKSSGTEP; encoded by the exons ATGAgtgagactgaaaaagaaaag GACCCTGCCGCCCTGAAGGAGGAGGGAAACACTCTTTTCAAGGCAGGAGACATACAGGGTGCTGTCTGCTGTTATACCAAAGCACTGAAGCTGAGTGACAGCCAGGCAGACAAAGCTGTACTGTACCGGAACCGCTCTGCGTGCTACCTTAAGCTGGAGGAGTACAGCAAGGCAGAGGCTGATGCCTCCAAAG CACTCGATACTGACCAAGGTGATGTGAAAGCCAGATTTCGGAGGGCCCAGGCATTTCAGAAACTTGGCCGGTTTGACCAGGCCTTTCTGGATGCTCAGAGATGTGCCCAACTGGAGCCCAAAAATAAAGCTTTCCAGGATCTGCTCAGACAGCTGGGAGCACAGATTCAGCAAAAG TCAGCGCAACTAAATTCCACCGATGCTCGTGTGCAGCAGATGTTCTCCCTCCTCTTAGATCCATCTACTAAAGAGTCCGATCGACAGAAG GCTGCTCAGAATCTAGTGGTGCTATCTCGAGATGAAGCAGGAGCTGAACAGATCTTCCGTAATGATGGAGTGAAGCTAATTCAGAAACTTCTGCAGTCAAAGCTGGAGGATGTTGTACTTTCTGCTCTCAGGACATTGGTTGGTTTGTGCACAGGACATCAGTCTAGA ACTATGGCGATAGTGAATGAGTTGGGAATGGAGCAGCTGTGTGCGGTAATGGGATCAGGAGCTTCAAGTGTGTCTCTGGCTGCCTGCCATCTGCTACAGGTGATGTTTGAAGCTCTGACAGAGGGAATGAAAAGAGAGATCAGAGGAAAAGATGAAGCCATACTTCCTG AACCATCCAAGGAGCTGCGGGCAATGTTacgacaccttttggaaatgaTGCCAGCATCAAATGTATCAGGGCCGGGCAGAGACAGCGCTATAAATCTCCTTGTCAAACAAGTACCCCGCAAGTCCTTGAAAAACCCAGATAACTCCCTCACGTTATGGGTGATAGACCAGG GCCTGAAGAAGATCCTGGAAGTGGCTGGGACTGTCCCAGAGATTTCAGAAGGGCCACCTCTTACAGACAACAGTCACATGAGCTGCTCAGTCTTGCTGAGCAAACTCTACGATGACCTAAAGAGTGACAAAGAGAGGGAGAACTTCAACAAACTATGTGAAGAATATGTTCA GCAACATTTCAGCCGGCCTGGCCTAGACGCCAAGCTGCGAGCCATCCAGACAGTATCAGTGCTTCTACAAGGACCGAGTGACGTGGGTAACAGAACTCTGGAAATGTCAGGAATGATGGATGCTGTGATATCGCTGTGTGCCTCCGAAGATGTTACTCACCAGCAGGTAGCGGTTGAGGCGCTAATCCATGCTGCAGGCAAAGCCAAGAGAGCTTCATTTATCACAGCCAACGGAGTGTCCCTGCTAAAGGACCTATACAAGAAGAGCGAGAATGACAGGATACGTGTGAGAGCCCTAGTG GGTTTGTGCAAGCTTGGATCAGCAGGAGGAACAGATTTCAGCATGAAGCAGTTTGCAGAGGGATCTACACTTAAGCTTGCCAAGCAGTGCAGGAA GTGGCTGTGTAATGAGACTCTCCCCCCAGCTTCCCGCCGCTGGTCTGTGGAAGGTCTCGCCTACCTCACCTTTGATGCAGATGTAAAGGAAGACTTGGTGGAAGACAAGAATGCCCTGCTGGCCATGTTTGACCTTGCAAAG tCTGAAGATAAGACTGTACTCTTTGCTGTGGGTTCTACATTAGTGAATTGCACTAACAGTTATGATGTGGAGAAACCAGACCCTCAAATGGTGGAGCTGGCCAAGTATGCAAAGCAGCATGTACCTGAGGAACATCCCAAG gATGCACCTTCCTATGTAGAGAAAAGGTTGATGAAGCTGCTGGAGGCTGGTGTGGTGTCTGCATTGGTTTGCATGGTCAAACAGGAGAGTCCTGCTCTCACTGAGGCTTGTAGGGAATGTATTGCCAG GGTGTTCTTGGCCTTAGTGGAGCGACAGGAAGACAGAGGCACAGTGGTGGCACAGGGTGGAGGAAAG GCTCTGATCCCACTTGCATCCGACAACACAGATGCAGGAAAAATCAAAGCTGCACAAGCCCTGGCAAAAATAACCATCACATCTAACCCAGAGATTGCCTTTCCAGGAGAAAGG ATCTATGAGGTGGTACGCCCACTAGCCAGCCTTCTGAGGCTTGAGTGCACCCTGCTGCAGAACTTTGAGGCACTCATGGCTCTCACAAACCTGGCCGGCATCAACGATAGACTCAG GCAAAAGATCATCAAGGAGAAAGCTGTACCTAAAATTGAAGGTTACATGTTTGAGGAGCATGACCTCGTACGAGCTTCTGCCACAGAGTGCATGTGCAACTTGGTTTTAAATACAGAG GTGCAGAAGCGCTACCTGGCCACAGGAAATGATCGCCTGAAGCTGCTCGTGCTTTACAGCGGAGAGGATGACGAGAGGCTACGGAAAGCTGCTGCAGGAACCTTGGCCATGCTGACAGCCGAACAGCCTGAACTCTGCGCTCGCATCCCTGGAACT ACAACCCACTGGCTAGAAATTGTGCAGGCTTTGCTGCTCAGTGAAATACCTGACCTACGTCATCGTGGAGTAGTCATAGTTCAGAACATGATCCAGGCAGAGAAGAGTCTGGCTGAGAAACTCATAGAGAGCGAAGCTCTGGAGATTCTTTCCGTCCTTGCAAAGGGAGGAGAGGGCACGCCAGATGCTGTCTCGAAGATAGCTCAGAACTGCCTGGATAAAGCAATGGAGTACGGCATCATCAGAAGCAGGGAAGAAAAGGAGAAGAGCTCAGGAACTGAACCCTGA
- the rccd1 gene encoding RCC1 domain-containing protein 1 has product MLLPRHSSSSLAACAPAVRKQAQPQIRVQEKSGRGESSSAPHQVKVTHPAELSCHVDKSGCCLKTSQIRVSWSRRASLHLDGDSCLNLAGFGESVSSEDCGISKIESYGCKDVFISESHLTLAFPDRIETWDLQKREKSPSWSMDIKTHAEGSDVNLPLVPGGYIALKTPLYCTLPGHLKARSLALGAEHAVLLTATGAVYSWGLGSHGQLGHGLLTSEEEPRVVEALWGMPMTRVATGGWHSACISDGGDLYVWGWNESGQLGLPSRGLRKSQQKSSQQTGELCYDTSTPADEKLKEEEEHEDVFISIQAFPALLDVSPSCEIQTVSCGSRHTAAVTTTGDLYTWGWGEYGQLGHQTVTSSDEPQRVEFFRAEQMRVLDVVCGTWNTFAAAVKEEVACAENSTKCTC; this is encoded by the exons ATGCTCCTCCCTCGCCACTCGTCATCATCTCTCGCCGCTTGTGCTCCTGCAGTACGAAAACAAGCGCAGCCGCAG ATACGTGTCCAGGAAAAGTCAGGCAGAGGAGAAAGTAGCAGCGCGCCCCACCAAGTTAAAGTAACTCACCCAGCAGAGCTCAGCTGTCACGTGGATAAAAGTGGATGCTGCTTGAAGACAAGTCAGATCAGAGTGAGCTGGAGTCGAAGAGCATCTTTACATTTAGATG gAGACAGCTGCCTGAACCTGGCAGGCTTTGGGGAATCGGTCTCCAGTGAGGACTGTGGTATTTCTAAAATAGAGAGCTATGGTTGTAAAGATGTATTCATCAGTGAATCGCACTTGACCCTGGCCTTCCCAGACAGGATTGAGACCTGGGATCTGCAGAAGAGGGAGAAGAGTCCATCATGGAGCATGGATATAAAAACCCACGCAGAGGGCTCTG atGTGAATTTGCCATTGGTCCCTGGGGGTTACATTGCCTTAAAGACTCCCCTCTACTGCACCTTACCAGGACACCTGAAAGCCAGGAGCCTTGCACTGGGTGCAGAGCATGCTGTTCTTCTTACTGCCACTGGAGCAGTGTACAGCTGGGGACTGGGCAG CCATGGTCAGCTGGGGCATGGATTGCTCACCTCTGAGGAGGAGCCCAGAGTAGTGGAGGCACTCTGGGGGATGCCCATGACCCGTGTGGCTACAGGAGGCTGGCACTCAGCTTGCATTAGTG ATGGGGGTGACCTTTATGTGTGGGGCTGGAATGAGAGCGGCCAGCTTGGACTTCCTTCCCGAGGTCTGAGGAAATCTCAGCAGAAAAGTAGTCAGCAAACAG GAGAATTGTGCTATGATACCAGTACACCAGCTGATGAAAAGctaaaggaggaagaggagcatgAAGATGTATTCATATCAATCCAGGCGTTCCCTGCTCTGCTGGATGTCTCTCCTTCATGTGAAATCCAAACAGTAAGCTGTGGTTCCCGCCACACAGCTGCAGTAACAA CCACTGGTGACCTCTATACTTGGGGATGGG GGGAATACGGCCAGCTTGGACATCAAACAGTAACTAGTTCAGATGAGCCGCAGCGTGTGGAGTTTTTCAGGGCTGAGCAGATGCGTGTGCTTGATGTGGTGTGCGGGACATGGAACACATTTGCTGCAGCTGTAAAGGAGGAAGTAGCTTGTgctgaaaatagcacaaaatgcACTTGTTAA